The following coding sequences lie in one Candidatus Palauibacter soopunensis genomic window:
- a CDS encoding tetratricopeptide repeat protein, translating to MSTTRGGIGWLWLPLVIAVLAAATPAEARAQAGRAEAREGNRLYEEGRFAEAHEKYLEALLEAPDSPIIRFNDGNALYRGEDYESALESFRAAVESGDPELAAAAWYNLGNTLYRQGALPESLEAFKQALRADPADADAKHNLERVLEQMQEQEQQQQGDGEQNPDPEQDAQDQPEQDPEQDPNQDPRNPPNPEQEPDESEPQPQEGTPPPGEMTREEAERLLDAIREDQDEVNRQPRTPTRGTRPRRDW from the coding sequence GTGAGCACGACGCGGGGCGGCATCGGGTGGCTGTGGCTGCCCCTGGTTATCGCGGTCCTCGCGGCCGCGACGCCCGCCGAAGCGCGCGCACAGGCGGGCCGCGCGGAGGCGCGCGAGGGGAACCGCCTCTATGAGGAGGGACGCTTCGCCGAGGCGCACGAGAAGTACCTGGAAGCGCTCCTCGAGGCCCCCGACTCCCCCATCATCCGGTTCAACGACGGGAACGCGCTCTACCGGGGCGAGGACTACGAGTCCGCGCTGGAGTCGTTCCGCGCCGCGGTGGAGAGCGGAGACCCGGAGTTGGCGGCCGCCGCCTGGTACAACCTCGGGAACACGCTCTACCGGCAGGGGGCGCTCCCCGAGAGTCTGGAGGCCTTCAAACAGGCGCTGCGGGCCGATCCGGCGGACGCCGACGCCAAGCACAACCTCGAACGCGTGCTCGAACAGATGCAGGAGCAGGAGCAGCAACAGCAGGGCGACGGCGAGCAGAACCCGGACCCCGAACAGGACGCGCAGGATCAGCCCGAACAGGACCCGGAGCAGGATCCGAACCAGGACCCGCGGAACCCGCCGAATCCCGAGCAGGAGCCGGACGAATCGGAACCGCAGCCGCAGGAGGGAACGCCGCCTCCGGGCGAGATGACGAGAGAGGAGGCGGAGCGGTTGCTGGACGCGATCCGTGAGGATCAGGATGAGGTGAACCGCCAGCCGCGCACGCCGACACGCGGCACGAGGCCGCGCAGGGACTGGTGA
- a CDS encoding VWA domain-containing protein produces the protein MFRFGFVTALFGLALIPLAAGLMWRGAAHRRRALGRFGDLALVRQLSRSVNPRARAWKAIGLLAVVGLSVVAVARPQFGSRVETVRREGMDIVVALDLSTSMLAEDLAPNRLQRSKLEIQRLIERLDGDRIGLIAFAGQAFVQSPLTSDYGAARLFLNAMDTDLVPVQGTDLGAALELALDAFSDAPVEERIIIVVTDGEDHEGGIEPAVDRALEAGVTIHTVGVGSTDGVPIPEYDAAGRPSGFKRDEAGAVVTTRLDETTLRRIATRTGGQLYRSTPEASELTALIEEVAELGGREIDAREVTQYEEQFQIFLGAAILLLFLEGLWTDRKKTVRVWRGRFS, from the coding sequence GTGTTCCGCTTCGGGTTCGTCACGGCGCTCTTCGGGCTCGCGCTCATCCCGCTGGCCGCCGGACTGATGTGGCGTGGCGCGGCGCACCGGCGGCGGGCGCTGGGCCGCTTCGGCGATCTCGCGCTCGTCCGCCAGTTGAGCCGGAGCGTGAACCCGCGGGCCCGCGCCTGGAAGGCCATCGGACTCCTCGCCGTAGTCGGACTCTCCGTCGTCGCCGTCGCCCGCCCGCAGTTCGGCTCGCGCGTGGAGACCGTCCGCCGCGAGGGGATGGACATCGTCGTCGCCCTCGACCTCTCCACCTCGATGCTGGCGGAGGACCTCGCCCCCAACCGTCTGCAGCGCTCGAAGCTCGAAATCCAGCGCCTCATCGAGCGGCTGGACGGGGACCGCATCGGTCTCATCGCCTTTGCCGGCCAAGCCTTCGTCCAGAGCCCGCTGACCTCGGACTATGGGGCCGCGCGCCTCTTCCTCAACGCGATGGACACGGACCTCGTGCCCGTGCAGGGGACGGATCTCGGGGCCGCGCTCGAACTCGCTCTCGACGCCTTCTCCGACGCGCCGGTGGAGGAGCGCATCATCATCGTCGTCACCGACGGCGAAGACCACGAGGGAGGCATCGAGCCGGCGGTGGATCGCGCGCTCGAGGCCGGGGTGACGATCCACACGGTCGGCGTGGGTTCGACGGACGGCGTCCCGATTCCGGAGTACGACGCCGCGGGCCGCCCGTCCGGGTTCAAGCGGGACGAAGCGGGGGCCGTCGTCACGACCCGTCTCGACGAGACGACATTGAGGCGGATCGCGACGCGAACAGGCGGACAGCTCTACCGCAGCACCCCCGAAGCGAGCGAGCTGACGGCGCTCATCGAGGAGGTCGCGGAGCTGGGCGGACGGGAGATCGACGCACGCGAGGTCACCCAGTACGAGGAGCAGTTCCAGATATTCCTCGGCGCGGCGATTCTCCTATTGTTCCTGGAAGGTCTGTGGACGGACCGGAAGAAGACGGTGAGGGTCTGGAGAGGGAGGTTTTCGTGA